A genomic stretch from Hemibagrus wyckioides isolate EC202008001 linkage group LG18, SWU_Hwy_1.0, whole genome shotgun sequence includes:
- the prob1 gene encoding uncharacterized protein prob1 isoform X1, with the protein MSEDKFQKNYEYVSHFEGEISLKGKAFELETTRGDEEESNPALADDALDDSSSSYCTALCSLSEYSEALDDETQTTCTDPPCENISTETSYSVTVSGQTLTNSSPENTDLPEDLKTKQKKNKGTSQYDLSEKTIYSLNKDSAKIPVSIEPKQFSSSPKITILNLNLININSVNADQGSTPINSPNSTPWDYLKSKTNTVQTDTKPNQNDGFLEHKITPNSRSTDKYHQEKNQEQNGNKREEHPATLQASCRNADYKPSTEFKLDSSESIISKLKCQGEEHGIGVGKEQAELSLNTGNRKLPASCSSTLIANKQESGILPRCYSKRLLTTRNQHQSQSPPVSRRLKKQDRQGIGLSALLPPTPCSISRQHCSSADNTEGKFSMATKVVGTTTEVGSLPALEYTRTSCPETNYLDVFNSTCWSSTQLSSNRDFYKWSKDVLSFEMPFISTNNNNTSACSEASSFECIDVALENHEEVERNAKTVPKRQIQLKRRDNTESHANEKDIVASTLNHPRDLLQRQHSTPAAFQQDSHRSETKSGQSEQKQKLQKSLSLDETSSKTKLASCIIKNVLSKRMQHEQNQTFCPIKTDGKVNNIDLLTSCAKEECTEIDEGNLATVTLLSSHTSSQSPTLKTDSQTIRSIKEHISVSSKILPKLITKHSFNPLLGGLGRTQIQGSGTEIAAYSETEQEKLSPSKEANQGSKEKLSCDSAKGKAWNLSAVTSGAVGKQATVKTTPEECVNLQAAQKQHYVKDPSIEPKEEKPGERKENTQSPTVSAGLDCSLDANTVDNVLSKSAQCNLEKDQESGKGELRPPGQSVNMGIQSQGKSRAIAPVHVVRDMRSLVKNTYSLSFRGPSEAVQGLDVHSFTTAGPHPVISKRENKLKVRKRDEKLHVPKANLPLALDPVMDLASLDSASRECATKTLSILESNDKIPHTGFTKVSPINAAQPNSCGLSKSPEAQDSTTAMSQTNVQCSNTYVKQTTCTSKPVRARKRTVTNPSKNEQSADIRNPECEKPKIFAVHPTQPLSTALLYCPPSESSEQQGSCKLSSQERSAEKDAQQIPGLPAKSQSSAGPPSACILTVAPAPVFPSYFYKPNVLSYPNMGTVSYVQGPVLLQMPPHNQPATASGPIPLIKSSSVEERLLSQPYMADGYLVQRETSKQMENGDTSQKMPSPDTQPCTAFVTTFGAEGKHGGASMLYPEMGGSQHVSNPRHMLLDPETGQCFYVDMPQLPQRKMLFDPETCQYVEVVVPQQTLSSSVMTTPCAVPFSSLHIPAMYTPHCLSYVQPQHQVLPPPQP; encoded by the coding sequence ATGTCAGAGGACAAATTTCAGAAAAACTATGAATATGTGTCTCACTTTGAAGGTGAGATTTCTTTGAAAGGAAAAGCATTTGAGCTTGAAACAACAAGAGGAGATGAGGAGGAAAGTAACCCAGCGCTGGCTGATGATGCCTTGGATGACTCATCAAGTTCATATTGCACTGCCCTTTGTTCACTCAGTGAGTATAGTGAGGCGCTGGACGACGAAACGCAGACAACCTGTACTGACCCACCATGTGAGAACATTTCAACTGAGACCTCATATTCTGTTACTGTTTCAGGACAAACCTTGACAAACTCTTCACCTGAGAACACTGACCTACCTGAAGACCTCAAAACAAAGCAGAAGAAGAACAAAGGAACTTCACAATATGATTTAAgtgaaaaaacaatatatagcCTAAATAAAGATTCTGCCAAAATTCCTGTTTCGATAGAACCAAAACAATTTTCATCAAGCCCTAAAATAACAATTTTAAACCTgaatcttataaatataaattctgtAAATGCTGACCAAGGCAGTACTCCTATCAATTCACCTAATTCAACACCATGGGACTATTTAAAAAGTAAGACGAACACTGTTCAAACTGATACCAAACCTAATCAAAATGATGGGTTCCTGGAGCACAAAATTACCCCAAATTCCAGAAGTACAGACAAGTACCACCAGGAAAAGAACCAAGAGCAAAATGGTAATAAACGAGAAGAACACCCAGCAACACTTCAAGCAAGCTGCAGAAATGCTGACTATAAACCCAGCACTGAGTTCAAACTGGACAGTAGTGAATCTATCATCAGTAAATTGAAATGCCAGGGGGAGGAGCATGGTATAGGGGTTGGAAAAGAGCAGGCAGAGCTGTCACTCAATACTGGAAATAGAAAACTGCCTGCAAGCTGCAGCTCAACACTCATAGCCAACAAGCAGGAGTCAGGAATCCTACCACGTTGTTATTCCAAACGTCTTCTCACGACCAGGAACCAACACCAGTCCCAGAGCCCTCCTGTTTCCCGGAGGTTAAAAAAGCAGGACAGACAGGGCATCGGGTTGTCCGCATTGCTTCCACCAACACCCTGCAGTATCAGCAGGCAACACTGCAGCTCTGCAGACAATACCGAAGGAAAATTCAGCATGGCTACGAAGGTAGTTGGGACAACCACAGAAGTAGGAAGTCTTCCTGCACTGGAATATACAAGAACATCATGTCCTGAAACTAATTACCTGGATGTATTCAACTCTACCTGTTGGTCTTCAACTCAGCTGTCTTCTAATAGAGACTTTTATAAATGGTCCAAGGATGTCTTGTCCTTCGAGATGCCATTTATATcaacaaacaacaataacactTCAGCTTGCTCAGAGGCTAGCAGTTTTGAATGCATTGATGTAGCCTTGGAAAACCATGAAGAAGTGGAAAGAAATGCAAAGACAGTACCAAAGAGGCAGATCCAGCTGAAAAGGCGGGATAACACAGAGTCTCATGCTAATGAAAAAGACATCGTCGCATCTACACTTAACCACCCACGAGACCTACTCCAGCGTCAGCACAGTACTCCTGCTGCCTTTCAGCAGGACTCGCATAGATCCGAAACCAAGTCTGGGCAAAGTGAACAAAAGCAGAAGCTTCAGAAATCATTATCATTGGATGAAACATCGAGCAAAACCAAACTGGCTTCctgcattattaaaaatgtcctTTCAAAGAGGATGCAACATGAGCAGAATCAAACCTTCTGTCCCATCAAAACAGATGGCAAAGTCAATAATATTGATCTCCTGACCTCTTGTGCTAAGGAAGAGTGCACTGAAATTGATGAAGGGAACTTGGCTACAGTTACTCTTTTAAGTAGCCATACTTCATCTCAGAGTCCCACGCTGAAGACTGACTCCCAGACAATCAGATCTATCAAAGAACATATCAGTGTCAGCTCCAAAATACTTCCTAAACTGATAACCAAACACAGTTTCAACCCTCTGCTTGGGGGTCTGGGGAGAACTCAGATTCAGGGAAGTGGTACTGAAATAGCTGCCTATTCTGAAACTGAACAAGAGAAGCTGAGTCCCAGTAAGGAGGCAAACCAGGGCAGTAAAGAGAAGCTATCCTGTGACTCAGCAAAGGGTAAAGCATGGAACTTGAGTGCAGTGACAAGTGGGGCTGTTGGCAAACAAGCCACAGTGAAAACTACACCTGAGGAATGTGTCAATCTGCAGGCAGCCCAGAAACAACATTATGTCAAGGATCCATCCATTGAGCCCAAGGAAGAGAAACCAGGTGAGAggaaagaaaatacacaaagtCCCACAGTGTCTGCTGGGCTAGATTGTAGTCTGGATGCAAACACAGTAGATAATGTCCTGTCCAAGTCTGCTCAGTGTAATCTGGAAAAAGATCAGGAGAGTGGCAAGGGAGAACTCAGGCCCCCTGGGCAGTCAGTAAATATGGGCATTCAGAGCCAAGGAAAATCCAGAGCAATAGCCCCTGTGCATGTGGTGAGGGATATGCGGAGCCTAGTGAAAAACACATACAGTCTGTCATTCAGGGGGCCCAGTGAGGCAGTACAAGGGCTAGATGTCCATAGTTTCACAACAGCAGGACCCCATCCAGTTATCAGCAAAAGGGAGAACAAACTGAAGGTACGCAAACGAGATGAAAAACTACATGTGCCAAAAGCAAATCTACCTCTTGCACTGGACCCAGTCATGGATTTGGCCTCTCTTGATAGCGCTTCCAGAGAATGTGCAACAAAGACTCTCTCTATCCTGGAATCAAATGACAAAATTCCCCATACTGGATTTACAAAGGTCAGCCCAATTAATGCAGCCCAGCCAAACAGTTGTGGATTGTCAAAATCCCCAGAGGCTCAGGACAGCACAACAGCTATGAGCCAAACAAATGTCCAATGTAGCAACACATACGTGAAACAAACAACTTGCACAAGCAAGCCAGTACGGGCTCGTAAGAGAACCGTAACTAATCCATCTAAAAATGAGCAGTCTGCAGACATCAGGAACCCAGAATGTGAGAAACCTAAAATCTTTGCTGTGCATCCAACGCAGCCGCTGTCAACTGCATTATTGTATTGTCCACCTTCAGAAAGTTCTGAACAGCAGGGCAGCTGTAAGCTCTCCAGCCAGGAAAGATCTGCAGAAAAAGATGCTCAACAGATTCCAGGCCTACCAGCCAAATCACAAAGCTCAGCTGGACCTCCCTCTGCCTGCATCTTAACAGTTGCTCCAGCGCCAGTGTTTCCGTCATATTTCTACAAACCTAATGTACTAAGCTACCCAAACATGGGGACAGTTAGTTATGTTCAAGGCCCTGTCTTGCTGCAAATGCCACCTCATAACCAGCCTGCTACAGCAAGTGGTCCCATCCCCTTGATAAAATCATCATCTGTGGAAGAAAGACTGCTATCTCAGCCATACATGGCAGATGGCTACCTAGTACAGCGAGAGACATCTAAGCAGATGGAGAATGGAGATACCAGCCAGAAAATGCCTTCTCCAGATACCCAGCCGTGCACAGCTTTCGTCACAACCTTTGGTGCTGAGGGCAAACATGGAGGTGCTAGTATGTTGTATCCGGAAATGGGTGGAAGTCAGCATGTGTCAAATCCTCGACACATGCTGCTAGACCCTGAAACTGGCCAATGCTTCTATGTAGACATGCCACAGCTGCCACAACGTAAGATGCTCTTTGACCCAGAGACCTGCCAGTATGTTGAGGTTGTCGTCCCACAGCAAACTTTGTCCAGTTCTGTTATGACAACCCCTTGTGCCGTACCCTTCTCCTCCCTCCACATCCCAGCCATGTATACTCCACATTGTCTGTCTTATGTCCAGCCACAGCATCAGGTGCTGCCACCACCACAACCTTAA
- the prob1 gene encoding uncharacterized protein prob1 isoform X2: MSEDKFQKNYEYVSHFEGEISLKGKAFELETTRGDEEESNPALADDALDDSSSSYCTALCSLRQTLTNSSPENTDLPEDLKTKQKKNKGTSQYDLSEKTIYSLNKDSAKIPVSIEPKQFSSSPKITILNLNLININSVNADQGSTPINSPNSTPWDYLKSKTNTVQTDTKPNQNDGFLEHKITPNSRSTDKYHQEKNQEQNGNKREEHPATLQASCRNADYKPSTEFKLDSSESIISKLKCQGEEHGIGVGKEQAELSLNTGNRKLPASCSSTLIANKQESGILPRCYSKRLLTTRNQHQSQSPPVSRRLKKQDRQGIGLSALLPPTPCSISRQHCSSADNTEGKFSMATKVVGTTTEVGSLPALEYTRTSCPETNYLDVFNSTCWSSTQLSSNRDFYKWSKDVLSFEMPFISTNNNNTSACSEASSFECIDVALENHEEVERNAKTVPKRQIQLKRRDNTESHANEKDIVASTLNHPRDLLQRQHSTPAAFQQDSHRSETKSGQSEQKQKLQKSLSLDETSSKTKLASCIIKNVLSKRMQHEQNQTFCPIKTDGKVNNIDLLTSCAKEECTEIDEGNLATVTLLSSHTSSQSPTLKTDSQTIRSIKEHISVSSKILPKLITKHSFNPLLGGLGRTQIQGSGTEIAAYSETEQEKLSPSKEANQGSKEKLSCDSAKGKAWNLSAVTSGAVGKQATVKTTPEECVNLQAAQKQHYVKDPSIEPKEEKPGERKENTQSPTVSAGLDCSLDANTVDNVLSKSAQCNLEKDQESGKGELRPPGQSVNMGIQSQGKSRAIAPVHVVRDMRSLVKNTYSLSFRGPSEAVQGLDVHSFTTAGPHPVISKRENKLKVRKRDEKLHVPKANLPLALDPVMDLASLDSASRECATKTLSILESNDKIPHTGFTKVSPINAAQPNSCGLSKSPEAQDSTTAMSQTNVQCSNTYVKQTTCTSKPVRARKRTVTNPSKNEQSADIRNPECEKPKIFAVHPTQPLSTALLYCPPSESSEQQGSCKLSSQERSAEKDAQQIPGLPAKSQSSAGPPSACILTVAPAPVFPSYFYKPNVLSYPNMGTVSYVQGPVLLQMPPHNQPATASGPIPLIKSSSVEERLLSQPYMADGYLVQRETSKQMENGDTSQKMPSPDTQPCTAFVTTFGAEGKHGGASMLYPEMGGSQHVSNPRHMLLDPETGQCFYVDMPQLPQRKMLFDPETCQYVEVVVPQQTLSSSVMTTPCAVPFSSLHIPAMYTPHCLSYVQPQHQVLPPPQP; encoded by the exons ATGTCAGAGGACAAATTTCAGAAAAACTATGAATATGTGTCTCACTTTGAAGGTGAGATTTCTTTGAAAGGAAAAGCATTTGAGCTTGAAACAACAAGAGGAGATGAGGAGGAAAGTAACCCAGCGCTGGCTGATGATGCCTTGGATGACTCATCAAGTTCATATTGCACTGCCCTTTGTTCACTCA GACAAACCTTGACAAACTCTTCACCTGAGAACACTGACCTACCTGAAGACCTCAAAACAAAGCAGAAGAAGAACAAAGGAACTTCACAATATGATTTAAgtgaaaaaacaatatatagcCTAAATAAAGATTCTGCCAAAATTCCTGTTTCGATAGAACCAAAACAATTTTCATCAAGCCCTAAAATAACAATTTTAAACCTgaatcttataaatataaattctgtAAATGCTGACCAAGGCAGTACTCCTATCAATTCACCTAATTCAACACCATGGGACTATTTAAAAAGTAAGACGAACACTGTTCAAACTGATACCAAACCTAATCAAAATGATGGGTTCCTGGAGCACAAAATTACCCCAAATTCCAGAAGTACAGACAAGTACCACCAGGAAAAGAACCAAGAGCAAAATGGTAATAAACGAGAAGAACACCCAGCAACACTTCAAGCAAGCTGCAGAAATGCTGACTATAAACCCAGCACTGAGTTCAAACTGGACAGTAGTGAATCTATCATCAGTAAATTGAAATGCCAGGGGGAGGAGCATGGTATAGGGGTTGGAAAAGAGCAGGCAGAGCTGTCACTCAATACTGGAAATAGAAAACTGCCTGCAAGCTGCAGCTCAACACTCATAGCCAACAAGCAGGAGTCAGGAATCCTACCACGTTGTTATTCCAAACGTCTTCTCACGACCAGGAACCAACACCAGTCCCAGAGCCCTCCTGTTTCCCGGAGGTTAAAAAAGCAGGACAGACAGGGCATCGGGTTGTCCGCATTGCTTCCACCAACACCCTGCAGTATCAGCAGGCAACACTGCAGCTCTGCAGACAATACCGAAGGAAAATTCAGCATGGCTACGAAGGTAGTTGGGACAACCACAGAAGTAGGAAGTCTTCCTGCACTGGAATATACAAGAACATCATGTCCTGAAACTAATTACCTGGATGTATTCAACTCTACCTGTTGGTCTTCAACTCAGCTGTCTTCTAATAGAGACTTTTATAAATGGTCCAAGGATGTCTTGTCCTTCGAGATGCCATTTATATcaacaaacaacaataacactTCAGCTTGCTCAGAGGCTAGCAGTTTTGAATGCATTGATGTAGCCTTGGAAAACCATGAAGAAGTGGAAAGAAATGCAAAGACAGTACCAAAGAGGCAGATCCAGCTGAAAAGGCGGGATAACACAGAGTCTCATGCTAATGAAAAAGACATCGTCGCATCTACACTTAACCACCCACGAGACCTACTCCAGCGTCAGCACAGTACTCCTGCTGCCTTTCAGCAGGACTCGCATAGATCCGAAACCAAGTCTGGGCAAAGTGAACAAAAGCAGAAGCTTCAGAAATCATTATCATTGGATGAAACATCGAGCAAAACCAAACTGGCTTCctgcattattaaaaatgtcctTTCAAAGAGGATGCAACATGAGCAGAATCAAACCTTCTGTCCCATCAAAACAGATGGCAAAGTCAATAATATTGATCTCCTGACCTCTTGTGCTAAGGAAGAGTGCACTGAAATTGATGAAGGGAACTTGGCTACAGTTACTCTTTTAAGTAGCCATACTTCATCTCAGAGTCCCACGCTGAAGACTGACTCCCAGACAATCAGATCTATCAAAGAACATATCAGTGTCAGCTCCAAAATACTTCCTAAACTGATAACCAAACACAGTTTCAACCCTCTGCTTGGGGGTCTGGGGAGAACTCAGATTCAGGGAAGTGGTACTGAAATAGCTGCCTATTCTGAAACTGAACAAGAGAAGCTGAGTCCCAGTAAGGAGGCAAACCAGGGCAGTAAAGAGAAGCTATCCTGTGACTCAGCAAAGGGTAAAGCATGGAACTTGAGTGCAGTGACAAGTGGGGCTGTTGGCAAACAAGCCACAGTGAAAACTACACCTGAGGAATGTGTCAATCTGCAGGCAGCCCAGAAACAACATTATGTCAAGGATCCATCCATTGAGCCCAAGGAAGAGAAACCAGGTGAGAggaaagaaaatacacaaagtCCCACAGTGTCTGCTGGGCTAGATTGTAGTCTGGATGCAAACACAGTAGATAATGTCCTGTCCAAGTCTGCTCAGTGTAATCTGGAAAAAGATCAGGAGAGTGGCAAGGGAGAACTCAGGCCCCCTGGGCAGTCAGTAAATATGGGCATTCAGAGCCAAGGAAAATCCAGAGCAATAGCCCCTGTGCATGTGGTGAGGGATATGCGGAGCCTAGTGAAAAACACATACAGTCTGTCATTCAGGGGGCCCAGTGAGGCAGTACAAGGGCTAGATGTCCATAGTTTCACAACAGCAGGACCCCATCCAGTTATCAGCAAAAGGGAGAACAAACTGAAGGTACGCAAACGAGATGAAAAACTACATGTGCCAAAAGCAAATCTACCTCTTGCACTGGACCCAGTCATGGATTTGGCCTCTCTTGATAGCGCTTCCAGAGAATGTGCAACAAAGACTCTCTCTATCCTGGAATCAAATGACAAAATTCCCCATACTGGATTTACAAAGGTCAGCCCAATTAATGCAGCCCAGCCAAACAGTTGTGGATTGTCAAAATCCCCAGAGGCTCAGGACAGCACAACAGCTATGAGCCAAACAAATGTCCAATGTAGCAACACATACGTGAAACAAACAACTTGCACAAGCAAGCCAGTACGGGCTCGTAAGAGAACCGTAACTAATCCATCTAAAAATGAGCAGTCTGCAGACATCAGGAACCCAGAATGTGAGAAACCTAAAATCTTTGCTGTGCATCCAACGCAGCCGCTGTCAACTGCATTATTGTATTGTCCACCTTCAGAAAGTTCTGAACAGCAGGGCAGCTGTAAGCTCTCCAGCCAGGAAAGATCTGCAGAAAAAGATGCTCAACAGATTCCAGGCCTACCAGCCAAATCACAAAGCTCAGCTGGACCTCCCTCTGCCTGCATCTTAACAGTTGCTCCAGCGCCAGTGTTTCCGTCATATTTCTACAAACCTAATGTACTAAGCTACCCAAACATGGGGACAGTTAGTTATGTTCAAGGCCCTGTCTTGCTGCAAATGCCACCTCATAACCAGCCTGCTACAGCAAGTGGTCCCATCCCCTTGATAAAATCATCATCTGTGGAAGAAAGACTGCTATCTCAGCCATACATGGCAGATGGCTACCTAGTACAGCGAGAGACATCTAAGCAGATGGAGAATGGAGATACCAGCCAGAAAATGCCTTCTCCAGATACCCAGCCGTGCACAGCTTTCGTCACAACCTTTGGTGCTGAGGGCAAACATGGAGGTGCTAGTATGTTGTATCCGGAAATGGGTGGAAGTCAGCATGTGTCAAATCCTCGACACATGCTGCTAGACCCTGAAACTGGCCAATGCTTCTATGTAGACATGCCACAGCTGCCACAACGTAAGATGCTCTTTGACCCAGAGACCTGCCAGTATGTTGAGGTTGTCGTCCCACAGCAAACTTTGTCCAGTTCTGTTATGACAACCCCTTGTGCCGTACCCTTCTCCTCCCTCCACATCCCAGCCATGTATACTCCACATTGTCTGTCTTATGTCCAGCCACAGCATCAGGTGCTGCCACCACCACAACCTTAA